ATAGTTGTTTTGAAGGTATAATTCTGTCAAACTTACCAGATATCTTATATTGTTAGGTAAACGTGAGAAgtgattattacttaaattcaaaACTTTAATCAATTGGAGATCTGACAACTGCCCTCCATCTTCAAGCGATTGCAAGCTGTTATTGTGAAGATATAAATAGTCTTTTCTAAATACTTTGCATATCGAGAATATACCAGTAGGCAAGCGGCGTATCTGACAGTCAGATAAATCGAAATCGGGTTCTGGCGATTCTCTAGCTAGGTATAGTTTTCTTTCCAGCTTTGCTCGATTATCCTGAGAATTACTAGTATGTCGGCCGAACAAAGACATTATGGGCTGGATACGTGATACAACACAACccattaaatatcaaatataaaatatcacaatgCATACAGTTATCACGTCATGTAATAGATGTCACCGGATCAAAATAATCATTGCGAATTATTTTATCGCTACGTTATCAAAATAGACGTACTTCAAAGAATTTCAACATTAATAAGTAAGATTAAAATTGGAAAACTCAGAATACTTATCCACAAATAAgtcatttcaatatcaaaacACCAATGATATGGCATGACTATtggctaattaattaatatttaatgtctaGTGTCAAATGTCAACGccacagatattctaccaactTAACTACTTTTGATAAAGATTATAatcgtacatattttttacattgtttcGGATTTATTGTCAATTTAcacacattttatattatattataccatgGTTTTCCCTTCACAGGCAAGCTAATCGTTGAGTCACCACAACTATCTGCCGACGACGCCTTGGACATGCTCGTACTCCCATACATCTTTGTAAAATTAGAGTTAGAGATCTctttgtgtgaatgtggcctagacgaaggttccttATCCCATATACTGTTTTCTTGCCCCAAACTCCTCCATTCCCTATATGACGTTCTCTTTCCTAAAGTCTCGCCctattaatgtttaatgtttgttaatgtttgtgttcagtctactttgtaaatttttatgtaaatatattgagcgtaataaaattaagttgtaaatatttttgtgtttgttctTGTATGttgtctaaataataatttatgtatatctaattatttattattgtgttgttttaggttatggGTTAACAGAGAGTCTATTACTATTAtaccttcaaaattaaattaagcctgtaatctcgatcgtaccgatcaatctccatcgtgtcttttccatcgcacgtgacattggcgaaataatctgtgtccccttggcacaaataaaagccaaaataaaaaaacaaataaacatatgtattatttaattttttccgtAGGCtaaaccataaaattaaatcgattttattatttttttaaaataagaatgtaCCTCACGTCTACATTGACGCAATAATAAACGTCTTTATTGACCACTATTAACCACTTAAGCCCTTAAATGATTAGAATTGTGTGGGTCCTGTTTAATGTCTAGAACACATTAATGTTAACTGAAGATTGGCTTCTACCCGGACTATTACCGCTAAACTTTTATATCCTTGATTTCGGTTTATTcttctataaaatatgtttatcgtTAGTAATTCCGCATGTAACGTATGAAAACACTAGTCTAGTATGGAGATGCGTACGCATCCGTTTAGCTTATTGCGTCTATTCAGCTTTCACAAAAAACAGGCTTAAAATGAGGACTAGTGTGTTTTTATCATGCGTATGTTACGCATGAAAAAAACCCCCTGCGTTCAGCTATTCGCCGCGGTTGGCGCTGTATGCAGACTATCCTCGATGATAAGTTCCGACCTGCATAAGTGTATAGGATTTGATTTAGTATTATTACGCAATTATTTCACACGGAATGATCGGACCTGttgttaattaaactatttatatttattatattgaagctTTTCAGTGAAGATATCACGCCTTTCACAACCTTACGATGATGTACGCAATTGATCGAAACGGAACTATATAAGTGTAACTAAAATCGTCCAGCGAAATATGAATTTTGCAGCTGAGtccatactaaaatataatgaaaaaaataagattcTCTCTATTAAGGTTGAACGAAGAAGCTTATGACATTGGTTGAATATATTACTATTGTTTGTTgattgcaaataataattatctgtggACATTTCAAATAACCAAATATGTAACTTGgatatttgaaataacttaGATACCAATATTACGGCTGACCCATTTCAAAACCTAGTAAAGACTTATAACTAAATTTTACAAGAGAGGACAAAAACGTAAAATCTTTTAccctttgaaaataatttatgataggTTAAATAATGCTATTAGTTGTATCAACTTAGTAGTTGTTACTATATGTTAAttacctaaaattaaaattgtcccTTACTGGGTTTTGAAATGGGACACCCGATTATTTAAgagttataatgtttatttttaactaagatcattaattattacgataaacactatatttttatggtataggttggcggacgagcataagggccatctgatggtaagtggtacctacctagacggtcttgcacaaagccacctACCGCCAAGTTCTATTCATCCAAGAACTCAATATGTGGaatacgaatataattaataagctAATTTAGgacatatcatatatataagtttgtataaattacAGTTCTGCGAAACTTATCAGATATCTTGTATTGTTACTCAGGGTAAAACTTTGTTCACtttggtttttttaattatttacaaataattataaggaGATTAAATACATagccatgtttttttattcttttatttataatcaattaaacaaaaacaatttttcctaatgtatataaaaataatcgtaaaGTCTTATCTATAAATATCTAATGTCGGGTCTCTATCTCTGTAATGTTTATGGTTAAATTCATCATTGTGGTACCATTTCTCCACTCTTGGTAAGTGATGACCGAACAAAGTATAACTATCATGTTCTTTGTTCACGAATGTATCAAAGTTTGAACCTAGCTTAGGAAAATAGTTGTGTGTTAATACGTCTTTATATTTAGACGGAGTTTCTTCATGTTTAACAAGCTGCTTTTCAAAAGCATACTGTTCTTTTAAACCATCCTCgttttgtgtttgttttgaaaaatcttgaggttttattatttgtgacaATCTATAAAAAGCATCGGATAAATCTTCATTAAGTTCATCCGATGGCTTTTCTTTCGGAGTATTACGTTTTTCTTCAGTATACGGCTCTATGACTGTATGTTCTCTGCCATTTACTTGATTTTGTGGATTTAAATCAAAGAAGGATTTGTCGTATTCCTCTATATTCGGTAAAATTGGAGATTCGTAAAGCGTCTTGGTTACTTCTTCTCTAGCTCCAGTTCCCTGAACAAACGTTGGTTGCAGATCTTGCGgcgttttactaaaataattaaacatagaaAATTGGGGTGAATCTTGTATTTGATATGCTTCGGCGGCCTTTGGTAATTTTATAATCACTGTTTTACCTTGCTGGTAACCCAAGCCGTGGCCTTCAAATGGCTTATTTTTGGTTTTCTTTTTCTTTGATGTTTTAAATGTGTCACTATCAGCTAAATTTTCTGAGTCTGCATCGCAGTACATCTTGTTTAATTTCTGTGTGTCCTTCTCTGACAAACCTATTCTCTGACCAATTTCAGCAGCAAACTAGAAGAAAAGGTTGTATTTTTATACTAGTAATAAGGATTACTTATAATAGATATGAATAGCATAGTTTGTTGAATCACCTTTTTAGGAACAAGTGTGTCTTCGCCATTCAAAGAGAAAGCCTTACGACTATAATGCAAAACACTATCATAGTCGTAGCCGACGCCAAAGTCAGAAACCGCAAAGGAATTATATTTGCGAAAGTTGTGTCTCGCatctgtaaattaaatacattatattatactttaaatatgcCGTGGTCTGGAGCCATCCGACTTCAACTTAAATAAACACGCGAGGGCCTCAACTGGCGTCCGGTGGTAGAAGTCTGCCAAATTATTTcctaacaaatttataataacaagcgATAGAGATGATGTATATGATAAACAATAGGTGGATAAGGAAAGCCTCTATCAATAAGTTAACTATCAAGACATTCGTTTTTGATTCGTATTAATATAACCTTTAGCATTAATCGTTAGATACAATGAATCCCTCATGTATAAGTTAgctcaacataaaaaaaatgtttacgacgtatatatttttttttaattcaagacatcgaattaaaaaaatctttcattgGGCTCTGcactaaaaaaaacagtaaaaatatacaatttacccTTTTTTCAcactattatatgtaaaatatcaatttatttattttcaaaggacTTGACTGTCATACAACGCAGAGTAAACGACTAGATTTAACATGTTGAAATTGCACAGTAATTCGTAAAAGAACATAAGTGAGTACTGCGAAAGggttttttaaaattcgaattcagtcaatgacgttaaaatattttaaacaaattcgcCATTTCTGATGTGAGTAATATGAAAATCAGTATTTAGGTTTATGATAATGAGTTGAAGATGTTTGTTGaaacttttttgaaaattcatcacctaagAGTATGGATTATAATTGTAGGAAGATTATAATTGGAGTATAATTTTAGGAagaagtttgtatggaagttcacCAAAAATCTCTAATATTGTAGAAAATTCTGTTGTTTTCTGTATAATGTTTGGACGAAGTATTTAATTTCCTACTTGTATCTGTTACGGTAGAGAACAGAGCATATTAGTATTCAGGTCATACAAAGTGAATTGCTAACACCATAACCTTAATCAAGGTTCCTGTatgtttagataaatataaacaaataacatacCTATACTTAGAAAGCACATTAACTaaacagttaaattaaaatacgtaaatatatatttttttaataaattaccattTCTATTTACCTGATTTGCCTAATAAATTGATTCAACAAGATTGCCATATGAAAATAAACGATGAGAATTGAAGTGTAAACACATAATAAATGTGTCTTATTTTCACCTTCTTGCTgtgaactatttaaaaaaaaaacaatgacttaTTATATCGTCCACGCCGTTAACTATGGGAAATGGTTCAGCTTGTCTATTGTTTACTTACTTTTAACAATGTTCTCCCATATAACATCAATATATTCGTCCCGGTCGGAGCTGCTCTGCATATGATAGAATCCCAAGGTATGCAGCATTTCATGTACTATGGTACCGTGACGAAAACATCCACGTCCTGCGGGGTGGCGACCTGACAGATTCAATACTTGGTATCCTCCTTGATATCCGACTTGAGAGAAGCATCCTCTTCTACTACCCtggaatataacaatataggTAAATGTGAAAATGATGGTACATAATAATGTTGTACGATTTGTTGCGTCATgaactttgatattaaaaaatattaaaaatacccaAATGAGCTAATTTTATAATCACTTTTTTTCTCCTTCTCCTAAAGAAAAGTAAAATGATTGACAacattaagaggacagtccttgcggaacgccaaaatagcgcttactatttttaaaatatcttaaaactggagcattgattatggataaaaaaatacattcagtatctcaatagatatatctcaagtttcaccgcatgatatttataaaatttgtatcaataacctggtaaattaatcgtcaacatcactccaaacactgaaatcgaccttttctattaacattttttaagttatttagcggctagtttatacatgtatttttggttaaatggggacacaaaagtgtaaataataagttcaccgtgttcaatttctattatatcacacaatattatagtaatttttatttaaatattgcttactttttggtattcgtcgtccatacattttagtatggagaaaatagtTTGACgcttttgacttattattcgacatcgctgtcaataaattttcagtccctccccagagcccaaggtgagagcacgtcaatttttatttcgagacgactcttataatttcgcaaaacgtctacgcacacatagacaagttagcataagggtggggcgcgagtgtcgtgggacacaattgttaatttttatgctgcggagctgagtcttcctgtcagggacgataaatgaggactccactgaaatttggaatccaatgctattcccaaaaaaaaccgtagtattggctacatcaagacggccaccatttatagatatattataattttgctttctaaaatttggtagggtaaaaactacacattttgttttttgagtattcaaaactaaattatttactgtaaaccaatcgtgtatctgtgataatgcaccgttcacatcgtcatagtcagttttttcctgtctaccttaaaaatcagtgaagtatcgtcagcaaacaacattatatcacaaatacctttaacatagaaaggaagatcatttatatatactagaaatagaaaggaacccaaaattgatccttgtggaacactcatttataacgtagatccagaaaacttaatgccattaatgaaaacttgctggactctttgacttaaatatgaagcaatgagatcaagagctttacctttaataccgtagtatttgagcttataaagaagcgtctcgtgttctacacaatcaaatgctttagacaaatcacagaatagaattgctcactatgaaaaatagtatttgtaccgaaatggacgagaagttgatttaaaatatttatttcgaatattttacttaaaaatagagtattgaaaaaaattatatttaactccgttatttatatatagtgattatttaatgtgtctttactttaatttaattcggtatatctaccaaccttaaaatatcaagaaaataataattattatttagttagacgaaagcagttgaaacaataaaactcataatgaatatttggcatcttaatgcactctgaccgcaccctatgctaacaaataatttataattgcgtttgcgagtgacaaccttatagctaatacattactcgtaattaaatgtatttttataaatcctacgttatgaacgcgcaatgaaaatttaatttattcgttacaccgaaaacaagcaactaattatctccggggatgcgtacgatacactgcacaatgcaactgtattattgaaaagtacctatgtgtgtgttctaaaattaattcccacgcttacaaactacgctcttaaaacaatatttgttctTTATCTTTGACGTTTCATCAATATTATTCATCCTCATCATCATTGATGTATTGGTGTTAAATTAATCTGCCTTATAAAAGAGATCCCAGTatctatttctttaatattgtttaaatattctactaatacagttttattataaacttaaattaaatattgttaattaccTGTATAACCACTGCATCACGATCACCTTTTACGTAAGGTCTAAATTTAACGCAAGAGGCACGAGCTAAGTCATCTATGCCATCCTGGATTGCTTGCAATTGGTCGCTTGCTGAAATCAAACTAAAACTGTAACGTACTTTTCCTGTGCATGtacagttaaaaattaaaaaaaaaaactactttttaaattacaacttTTCCATTTTGCAATAACAATACAACAATAGTGTCTGTTGACAAATTGTTTTACTGTATTTGAGCGGCAAACCATAGCAGTCTATGTATTTACATTTGCGTTGCGTTAAACTTTCGTAACTGTTTCAACAATTTCTTTATCATGTCaataagtgaattaaaaaaagcaacGTGTAAAACAAGTCCAGTTATTAGAAACAACTGAGATAaacaatctttaaaaatatgcatCTGTTTACGACATTATGACACTTTCTTTACGAAATtttcttggtggcagggctttgtgcaagcccgtctgggtaggtaccacccactcatcagatattctaccaccaaacagcagtactcagttgttgtgttctggtttgaagggcgagtgagccagtgtaactacaggcacaaggggcataacatcttagttcccaaggttggtggcgcattggtaatgtatggaatggttactatttcttacagctccattgGGCgggtctatgggcggtggtgaccacttaccatcaggttgcccattagctcgtccgcctacaatatcataaaaaaaattcaaggtaaataaaaataatttttagtttttaatatgttttaatgggTTACGATATCAAATCTAATAAAAGTTTCAATGCCGTGTTATTGCATTAACtatgatttttgtttatttttgtgttagagAAAAATCTAATATAACTTACAGAAATGTTCtgcttgtataaaataaataacttcattGTTCGGCCAGCGCTTAGTTGTATCTGAGACTCCATTCCTTGCAAGTCCCTCTGCGACACTGTTGACTATCATCCTCCTCTGCCTTTCGTTTAGGATCAAATCACCTTCGAATTTACCGCTCTCTTCCCAAGCATGATCAGATACGGGTGTATCGTAGTCATCATCATCCGGAACACTGCCTTTTAGAAATTCTTTACAAATTTTAGTAGATACAGATAACCTATTCCAATTAGCTATTACTATCATTAACAAAATTATGCGCgcctttttttattcaattacctTACAAAATGCTTTACAATCATCAAgggtaaaaagaaaataaaaaataaatattcttagaaAATGAAATTGTTACTTCAAGTTTAACATTAAAAGCATGCAGAcgaacagacaaacaaactGCATATTCTCATAATATATCtaagtaagtataattttatcatcaatattagGACGATCCTAGTCCAGCTGAAATATACAGcgtgaaaattaatatttagaaatctTGTATATAAGACCACGAGGATAGTAGAGTCCTGTCATACAAACGACACGACAGAAAGTGATTTGCATCTATGCAAAAGAAAGTTATGATCACCATTACCTCGGTAAAGGATATACTGATAATATTATGGGTCACAAGTTTATTGAGTGATATTAAATACCATATAATTTTTTCACTGTTATTCAGATAAcagtatttaaagaatataatttcgtGTTTTTGACAAGGTTTTACGTCACGAAGTAAATATATGTCAAGTAACGACAAATAGCATATGAATCTCTCTATCtgaataaagtatttgaatatttttatgtagtcCGAGCTAAACTGCAGATGTTTCGAGGATGAGATATTTCAACTGACTGACGACACGAAAATAGTACCTTGCTAGTTGTTTTTTCtacctaatatatttatatacatcaaaAGGCGCATTTATACTTTggttaactataaatataaatattaaatattagacaacttcaagtagctaaagcacttgtgttatggaaatcagaagtaacgacggtaccacaaacacccagacccaaaacaagatagaaaactaatgaactttttctacatcgactcggccggaaatcaaacccgagacctcggagtggcgtacccatgaaaaccggtgtacaaactactcgaccacggaggccgtcgaaatactttttttgataaaaaaatttgataaataaattttaatatttacatataatattttaaagacctTACTTTTTACACTTTGATCCAATTGTGACGTCTCTTTTAAGAAGTTACTAAAATCTTCAAGTTCGCTCGTAGTCATCGCCAAACACTTCATCACACAAACATGGCATACAGCAAGAATGCCGATCAAcctcatatttaaatttctacttaatattaatatgtgaaaatgaaaacaaatagtaCATTAGTTTTGTCCGCTCACAAACGATAGCTCAAATATTTGGGCGTAAAGTGTGTCATATTAACGGTACAGCCACATAACACAATTTGGATAAAGCTACAACGAAAACGTGGTGAGTTAAAGTTTTTGCGCTACACGGCGAAGTTTTTGTCTAACAAAACCCACCGAGGCGGGTCGGGAATTAATATAGTGTTAGATACGACCATTTCACAAGGTGTTAGCGCGCTACTGCAGAAGCATCTTGCGACAGCGCGCTCGTGCCGTGGCAACGGCCCACGCCTCCCATGCAAGAAGCAGTTGCTAAATTTACTGCTCGACTTATTCTATCATTGAAGAAAACCTTGATTTCGATAATTTGTTTTCTTCATACTATCTTAACTTTTGTTATTCAACTTGCAAATTTTGTCATACAAAACGATTAGGCGTTGATCTTGTCACCGTTGACTCAAAACtttgtaataattgtaatatacgagtatatctaACGTCGCTGAAGTATACAAAACACATTAAATTGTTCAAAAGCTCGGAgttggaatataataaaatgttactttttgtACATTATTACCTCGATCGAGTAAATATTTGACCCTGGAACGTATTCGGCAAttctttatctatatttattttttttaattattgttgcaGAGCACTAACTcaagacaaaatattatttagacttCGCTACGCTTTCACATTCAATTGgcgaattaaaacaaattaacacaAGTCCTCAATATCTCTAAAACTtagaaatgttacaaaatacctactgaatttttacaaaaataactggTATAGTGATTGTACGGACAACAGGCTATATAGCGAATAAATAGCTTCTGTTTTTAAAGTGGattttccaaatatatttaaatacccgccccggcttcgcacaagtcaattttattatatacttatataaagaaactgatatgatatgaatataatataaacactctagcactcaggaataatgtagctttctaccagtgatttttttttagaattatttcattattctgGACATTACGCCCTACATAGGAACAcacaaattttatctttttacagTATGAGTAGACATTTTAGTATTAGATACGGTACTCACCAATTTATTATATCGAAATACATAGGGCAACTTTAACGTTTTTACggtaattttagtttataaattaaaaaaaaattaatactaaaacatTGTGATAAGTTCGTTATGTAGATAATAGATGGGACAATATATTTACCGCTATACTATACgtttatatactatgtatacAGAGGCAGATTTAAAGGAACGTAACCGGAGCGTTTTCCACGCCCCACGATctctacaatatatattaacagtttaaatatcatatatagtCAATTCCAAccacaaaagccaaataaacaacattcgacATCGAATCGACGCtatatcattggccgagagctggaataatctatgatgttagggatttgcaaaaaaaaaaatggcgttttgaacgtcgacgaaacgaagtggatataagtagttaagtgttgtattataaataaagatttatttataacttagtagtgcacaatatagctgagatATTAACAAATctcatgaaatatgtaaatctgaggtttgtttaactttattcctacttcgattagaacagactatattattatgtgtatatatgcTAAAATACAAGTAAGATATGCATTTTTgacgtatattaattaatgttataaaaatactcataaataagtaaattaaaaccaaaaaagtcatctgtaaataaattaaattaatttgtaaaatattaacgaaaCTCCTTTATTACCCCAGGGTGTTCAGTGCTCTAAACCCGACCTACGTACGTACGCCTAAAAATATACGTAagatattctaaattatttgcATATAGAAATCACTATTTTgattaactaaaatttataaataatatgtaataaaaataatttaagttccattacatatatattttagataaacaAAACCATTACGTAAATTGAACATAAATCTCGTAATAATCAGGAAGAATAAAACACAAAACTCTggtgtaatgtttttattgcatataattCCATCGATAATTATCTTCGGGGTTCCGTAACATTTTATAATCGATTATTTGATATAGATCACTCTTACTTGAAGCACACAAactctttattaattaattactattttctaTACCATGAAACTAATAGACTCGTCATCttcacaatacattttatttagtttcaagATATCTCTTTCCGACAGTCCTTTTCTCTGTCCAATTTTTACGttttcctgaaaaaaaaatacaaatattttatatttatttttgaagatttattaattaaaatctatttcaacATACACTGTAACGACAAATTAAATTGGAGCGTTAAATATTGCAAGAAACGTAATATTGACACGCAACAATAAAACTAGAGTGTATTTATTGCCACTATATTTGAGACAGTTAAATCAAATTGTCTGTTATTTAGgctaaataatgtaatgtattgttTACTTCATTTCATAAAACCTACGGAACTATATTAAGCTGAAAACCATCTTCATACAATGTACATTTCTTATGTTTTTGCTTAACGTTAATTTGCtattgaataatgtttttttttttgcttgatAAGGGATTATATTGGGATCCGTCACATTTgaactatatttttaaccaaatataaaatatcataacgTAAGTGACAGCTCACTCATATTACGACCCCTATTGAAGTTAAGTTTTTTACATTGATCGTAATTTCCTTTGAATATTCGGATGAATACTAAGGCGCTTTGTCAATTTGCACCTGTTTAAtggtgtatttttaaaatttgtttctcgttaatcaataaaacatgtacatttgatataatcataaaaaaaaacttttattttcgaGTAAATAGTATAAATGTTAGTAATAATTACCTTCAATggtattatagttttatttccgTTTTTTGTAAACGCTGTTTCTGGATAATGCATCACGCTGTCGTAGTCGTACTGTACACCGAAGTCGGTCACTGTGTCGACGGTATACTTTGCGAAATTATGCTCCAcgcctaataaaaataattaattgatattatatctatattatgtacaaaatataaatcactaGTGTCAAACGCAAATTGCTGAAAGTGAAATAAACATCAACAGAATAAGAATATGCTTATAcacataatcattatatatatttaaattagtcgCAATTCGAATACGATTTTTAGCCAAAAATTAcctgatataatattttcccaCACTATCTCTACAAAATCATCTCTGTCGTATGTGCTTTGCATGTGGTAGAAGCCGAGAGTGTGGAGCATCTCGTGCACGACCGTCCCGTGCTTGAAGCAGCCCTTCGCTAAGTTCAACACTTGGCGCGTTTCTTCCTCTTCTTCTCCCGACTCGTgttcgtcaatatttaaacctaCATTTGAATAACACCCGTTTTCCGAACCCTGTTTATACAAAAATTCTCCATTagtaaaggtttattttaagaGTCTGCTCTATTAAactataattgattattttgggTTGCGCATCGTATAATATTAGTTGGATGACCA
This genomic window from Vanessa tameamea isolate UH-Manoa-2023 chromosome 5, ilVanTame1 primary haplotype, whole genome shotgun sequence contains:
- the LOC113392507 gene encoding blastula protease 10-like isoform X2; its protein translation is MRLIGILAVCHVCVMKCLAMTTSELEDFSNFLKETSQLDQSVKSSVPDDDDYDTPVSDHAWEESGKFEGDLILNERQRRMIVNSVAEGLARNGVSDTTKRWPNNEVIYFIQAEHFSSDQLQAIQDGIDDLARASCVKFRPYVKGDRDAVVIQGSRRGCFSQVGYQGGYQVLNLSGRHPAGRGCFRHGTIVHEMLHTLGFYHMQSSSDRDEYIDVIWENIVKNARHNFRKYNSFAVSDFGVGYDYDSVLHYSRKAFSLNGEDTLVPKKFAAEIGQRIGLSEKDTQKLNKMYCDADSENLADSDTFKTSKKKKTKNKPFEGHGLGYQQGKTVIIKLPKAAEAYQIQDSPQFSMFNYFSKTPQDLQPTFVQGTGAREEVTKTLYESPILPNIEEYDKSFFDLNPQNQVNGREHTVIEPYTEEKRNTPKEKPSDELNEDLSDAFYRLSQIIKPQDFSKQTQNEDGLKEQYAFEKQLVKHEETPSKYKDVLTHNYFPKLGSNFDTFVNKEHDSYTLFGHHLPRVEKWYHNDEFNHKHYRDRDPTLDIYR
- the LOC113392507 gene encoding uncharacterized protein LOC113392507 isoform X1 — encoded protein: MRLIGILAVCHVCVMKCLAMTTSELEDFSNFLKETSQLDQSVKKFLKGSVPDDDDYDTPVSDHAWEESGKFEGDLILNERQRRMIVNSVAEGLARNGVSDTTKRWPNNEVIYFIQAEHFSSDQLQAIQDGIDDLARASCVKFRPYVKGDRDAVVIQGSRRGCFSQVGYQGGYQVLNLSGRHPAGRGCFRHGTIVHEMLHTLGFYHMQSSSDRDEYIDVIWENIVKNARHNFRKYNSFAVSDFGVGYDYDSVLHYSRKAFSLNGEDTLVPKKFAAEIGQRIGLSEKDTQKLNKMYCDADSENLADSDTFKTSKKKKTKNKPFEGHGLGYQQGKTVIIKLPKAAEAYQIQDSPQFSMFNYFSKTPQDLQPTFVQGTGAREEVTKTLYESPILPNIEEYDKSFFDLNPQNQVNGREHTVIEPYTEEKRNTPKEKPSDELNEDLSDAFYRLSQIIKPQDFSKQTQNEDGLKEQYAFEKQLVKHEETPSKYKDVLTHNYFPKLGSNFDTFVNKEHDSYTLFGHHLPRVEKWYHNDEFNHKHYRDRDPTLDIYR
- the LOC113392507 gene encoding seminal metalloprotease 1-like isoform X3, encoding MRLIGILAVCHVCVMKCLAMTTSELEDFSNFLKETSQLDQSVKKFLKGSVPDDDDYDTPVSDHAWEESGKFEGDLILNERQRRMIVNSVAEGLARNGVSDTTKRWPNNEVIYFIQAEHFSSDQLQAIQDGIDDLARASCVKFRPYVKGDRDAVVIQGSRRGCFSQVGYQGGYQVLNLSGRHPAGRGCFRHGTIVHEMLHTLGFYHMQSSSDRDEYIDVIWENIVKNARHNFRKYNSFAVSDFGVGYDYDSVLHYSRKAFSLNGEDTLVPKKFAAEIGQRIGLSEKDTQKLNKMYCDADSENLADSDTFKTSKKKKTKNKPFEGHGLGYQQVKRRKICNQRLFRELELEKK
- the LOC113392510 gene encoding zinc metalloproteinase nas-4-like, whose translation is MILKLSVFLILSVFSNAAPVAEEYNLSFNVFLNDDDMGSSTDAELGEYFEGDMVLSSAQLRSIQNADIERNGLRNNSKRWPNRTVVYHIVEDDFGEKEVKMIEEAMADIANKSCLTFRSRKNNEHAVIIQGSENGCYSNVGLNIDEHESGEEEEETRQVLNLAKGCFKHGTVVHEMLHTLGFYHMQSTYDRDDFVEIVWENIISGVEHNFAKYTVDTVTDFGVQYDYDSVMHYPETAFTKNGNKTIIPLKENVKIGQRKGLSERDILKLNKMYCEDDESISFMV